The Thermotoga caldifontis AZM44c09 genomic interval TTGACACCTTTCCGCAGATAGAACGTGTACTCTAAGCCATCTTCCGAAATCTCCCATTTCTCAGCCAGGGCGGGGGTGATGTTCAGCTTCTCATCGAATTCCACAAGACCATCGAAGATGTGGCGGCACACGGTTCCGCTGATGTTGTCTGTCTGGTTGGCCGGAAGCAACGATACTGCATCGGCTCCCATGACGTAGCGAGCTATTCCACCGTACTTTGCACAGAACGACAGTGCAGAGACCAGAAGAACGAGAACGAGCAGAAGTTTCTTCACGATATGCACCTCCCACGCGAGTTTGGCATTATTTTACCACCACAGCCTCATCTGAGCAGGTTTCATGTTGTTAATCTGTCTAAGGCTGACTTTGAACTTTGCCGTTTCACTGGCCAGCTCGTCGAATCGCTTCGATCAACCTCACAACGTGCGCGTTTTCTTTGACGTCGTGTACTCTGACTATATCGGCACCGTTCAGAACACAGTAGGCCGTCACGGCGAGTGTGCCGTACAACCTTTCTTCGGGAGGTGCGTTGTCCAGGACCTGGCCAATGAAAGATTTCCTTGAAGCCCCCACCAGAAGGGGTTTTTTCAGACTCTTGAACTCAGAGAGGCGTTTTATTATCTCGAGGTTGTCCACAAGCCTTTTCCCAAACCCTATGCCAGGATCGATGATGACCCTGTCCTGTAGTCCAATCTCTCTGACCTTCTCGATCCTCTCTTTGAGGAAGTAGAGAATCTCTCTCACGACATCTTCGTAATACGGATTCTCCTGCATGGTCTTGGGTTCACCTTTCATGTGCATCAAAACGATGCCAGGTTTGTATTGCTTGAGGACTTCGATCATCATGGGATCGAACCTCAGCGCGCTCACATCGTTGACGATTTCCGCGCCTGCTTTGATCGCTTCCTCGGCAACCTTCGCCTTGTACGTGTCCACAGAAACGATGACGTCGAAATTCTTCTTGACGAGCTCGACAGCCGGAACAACCCTGTTGAGTTCCTCTTCCAATCTGACCCTTTCCGAACCGGGCCTGGTCGACTCACCACCGATGTCGATGATGTCGGCACCTTCTTCCACCATTCTCGCGACTCGGTCGAGCAATCTGTCTTTCTCGACCCGGCTCGCTGCATAGAAAGAGTCGGGAGTGACGTTCACGATACCCATGATCAGCGGTCTTTCAAAACTCATCTTCCGACCGGATGGCAGCTCTATCTGGCGTGTTCCCTCCTCGAAAAGACAGTACTCTATGTCTCGAGCTATCTCGTCCAGTTTCCAGTAATGCATCATGGAGAGTTTTTCGACAAGTTTTCTGTGCTGTGCGAGGGTTCCCATCGTTAGAACGTTGGTCGAGTCCACTTTCTGCGTGATCGAATGTCTGTGGACCGCGGCATCTCCTCCCGCGGCGAGCATCTCCTGCTTGATCACGTTCGCGCTGATCACCGGAACGTCGTAGATCAACAGGCTGACGAATTCGCCCTTGTTCTGGAAGATGGGTATCGAGGCCGGATCGACCCCAACTCTCGAAAGGTGTTCAATCGGGTTCGTCACTCTCGTCACCAGAAAACTCATTCCTGCAACCCTCCAATAGCCGTTCTATTTTTCTCAGCGAATCTTTCACGATCCTCGCCGTGGCACCCCATATGACCAGATCATCGATCACGAACCTGCACGTCTTTCGACCATCCGGGAAGGTCACTTCTTCGCATCCGGTTTCTTTGAGCTGAGACAGTGCGACGAAGTAAAGATCCTGGACTTCGAACGTGTTCAGCTTGAAGTGTGGGCTTTCTATCACAACTAAAAACGCTTGCACGAAAAGGTTCGATTTACCTGTGACGGTTGAAGACAGCTCACCTAAGAACTTGCAGCTGTTTCTCGATACACCTATCTCTTCTTCGAGTTCACGAAACATGGCTTCGGTCAGCGTTTCTTCGTTTTCGACTATGCCTCCAGGAAAAGCGATCTGGTTCGCGTGCCTGCTCAGTCTGCGCGATCTGCGTATGAAGACAAGGTACGGTTCTTCATCGATGAAAACGATTGGAACGGCAACCACTGACGTCAATCTGTCTCACCGCATTGATTATAGCAAGGTTTCCGTTATTATCCTCTAATTATGTTCAATTTATCGGATTAAGAACTTGACGCGGGTGGTTTTTGGTGTTAAGATTGTAATGAATTTGACACGGAGGTGACGTGCATGAAGATCTGTGTGATCGGCGCAGGTAATGGCGGACAAGCACTCGCAGGTTACCTTGCATTAAAAGGCTTCGATGTTTCCCTGTTCAACAGGTCTGAGAGAAGGATCTTACCCATCATGAAAACGAGGAAGATCAAGCTCGAAGGGGAGGTCAATGCCACAGCTCAGGTTTCTTTCGCCACTACAAACCTCGCGGAAGCGGTCAAAGGAAGAAAGCTTCTCATGGTTGTTGTTCCGGCCAACGCGCACAGAGAAATAGCCGAGAAGCTGGCTCCGTTGCTTGAGGATGGACAGATCGTCGTGTTGAATCCCGGCAGGACTGCGGGAGCCCTGGAGTTCGTCAACGTTCTTAAAGAGAAAGGTGTGAAAAAAGACGTGGTGGTCGCGGAGGCTCAGACGTTCGTCTTCGCTTCACGCATGTCCAACCCCGGAGTGGTGCGCATCTTCAGGATCAAAAACGCCGTACCCGTGGCAGCTTTGCCCGCGTCGAGAAATAAGGATCTTGAGGAGACACTTCTGAAAGTGATGCCAGAATTCGAGATCGCCCCGAGTACGCTCCACACGAGTTTCAACAACATTGGAGCCGTTTTTCATCCGGCAACGATCATCTTGAACGCGGGCTGGGTAGAAACCACGTTTGGAAAGTTCGAATTCTACTTCGAAGGCATAAGTCCGTCGGTGGCGAAAGTTCTTGAAACCATCGATGAAGAGAGGTGTACGGTCGCGAGAAGATTTGGGATCGAACCGATGACGGCAGTACAATGGCTCTCTTACGCGTACGATGTGAAAGGTAGAGATCTTTACGAAGCCATTCACAACAACGAAGGTTACAGGGGCATTCAGGCACCCACAAGCTTGGAAAACAGGTACATCCTGGAGGACGTTCCGACCAGTCTCGTTCCGATCTCGGCCTTCGGCAGGTTGGTCAACGTTGAAACGCCCACGATAGATTCCATCGTGAGACTGGCATCCATCATGATGGGTATCGACTTCTTCAAAGAGGGTAGAAACTTCGAAAGACTTCACCTTGATGGCAAGAGCGTTGACGAAGTTAAACGTGTCATGGAGGAGGGATGGCAATGAAAATGATCGGTGCTTCAATTGGTAGTTGCGTTCACAACGTCGGTTTGCTCAACTTTCTCAATCTGGCGAAGCAGAACGGTTATGAAACATTGTACTTAGGTTCTGCCATCCCGGTGGAGAAGCTCGTGGAAGAGATCGAAAAACACCAACCGGACGTGGTGGCGATGAGTTACAGGTTGGGTGCGGAGGCACTGCGGAATCTGCTCGAAACGCTGGAAGACTCGTTAAAAGTGCGAGGCCTGCTGGATAAAACTTACATATTCGGTGGAACGGTGGAAACAGCTGAAGTGGCAAGAAAATTCAGTTTCATAAAGAAAGCTTTCGACGGGAGTGAGGAACTGGACGAAATTGTTATGTTCTTGAGGGGTGAAGCGAGAAAGCTGCAGAAGCAGGAAGTGTTCCCACAGAGACTGGGTGAGAGGATCAAGTTCAAAAGTCCTTTTCCCCTGATACGGCATCACATTGGTTTGCAAACGCTCGAAGGGACCATCGAGGAGATAAAGAAAATGGCAGAATCGCAGCTCCTCGATGTGATATCGATCGCACCGGATCAGAACTGTCAGCAATTCTTTTTTGAACCAGAGAAGATGGATCCAAAGCAAGATGGCGCCGGAGGGGCGCCAATAAGAACGAGGGAAGATTTTGTGAGACTGTACGAGGCCAGCAGGAGGGGAAACTATCCGCTTGTCAGGTGCTACGCAGGCACAACGCACATGGTCGAGTTCTCGAAACTCTTGAAAGAAACCATCAACAACTCGTGGGCTGCAATACCGATCATGTGGTACAGCGATCTCGACAGGCGCTCGAACAGGCCACTGTTAGAAGCCATAAAAGAGAACATGGAGGCGATTCGTTGGAACGCTGAAAACGATGTCCCTGTCGAAGTCACGGATTCCCATCAGTGGGCTCTGAGGCTGGCGCACGACGCAGTCGAGGTTGCCACAGCGTATCTTGCCACATTCGTTGCAAAACGGCTTGGGGTGAGAGAGTACGTGCAACAGTTCATGCTGGAGACACCTTCTGGGATTTCACCGAGGGCCGATCTGGCGAAGATGATCGCGAAGAGAGAACTGGTAGAAAGTCTTGCCGACGACAACTTCAAAGTTTACCGGATGATAAGAACGGGACTGATGTCGATGCCCGCAGATCACAACGCGGCGATGGGGCAAATCGGTATATCCATGTTCTACGGCATGGCGCTCGAACCGCACATCGTTCACGTGGTAGCGTACTGCGAATCCACGAAGAGGGCCACAGCGAAGGAGATCATAGAGAGCGCGAGG includes:
- the folP gene encoding dihydropteroate synthase, translated to MSFLVTRVTNPIEHLSRVGVDPASIPIFQNKGEFVSLLIYDVPVISANVIKQEMLAAGGDAAVHRHSITQKVDSTNVLTMGTLAQHRKLVEKLSMMHYWKLDEIARDIEYCLFEEGTRQIELPSGRKMSFERPLIMGIVNVTPDSFYAASRVEKDRLLDRVARMVEEGADIIDIGGESTRPGSERVRLEEELNRVVPAVELVKKNFDVIVSVDTYKAKVAEEAIKAGAEIVNDVSALRFDPMMIEVLKQYKPGIVLMHMKGEPKTMQENPYYEDVVREILYFLKERIEKVREIGLQDRVIIDPGIGFGKRLVDNLEIIKRLSEFKSLKKPLLVGASRKSFIGQVLDNAPPEERLYGTLAVTAYCVLNGADIVRVHDVKENAHVVRLIEAIRRAGQ
- a CDS encoding cobalamin-dependent protein (Presence of a B(12) (cobalamin)-binding domain implies dependence on cobalamin itself, in one of its several forms, or in some unusual lineages, dependence on a cobalamin-like analog.) — encoded protein: MKMIGASIGSCVHNVGLLNFLNLAKQNGYETLYLGSAIPVEKLVEEIEKHQPDVVAMSYRLGAEALRNLLETLEDSLKVRGLLDKTYIFGGTVETAEVARKFSFIKKAFDGSEELDEIVMFLRGEARKLQKQEVFPQRLGERIKFKSPFPLIRHHIGLQTLEGTIEEIKKMAESQLLDVISIAPDQNCQQFFFEPEKMDPKQDGAGGAPIRTREDFVRLYEASRRGNYPLVRCYAGTTHMVEFSKLLKETINNSWAAIPIMWYSDLDRRSNRPLLEAIKENMEAIRWNAENDVPVEVTDSHQWALRLAHDAVEVATAYLATFVAKRLGVREYVQQFMLETPSGISPRADLAKMIAKRELVESLADDNFKVYRMIRTGLMSMPADHNAAMGQIGISMFYGMALEPHIVHVVAYCESTKRATAKEIIESARIARRAINVALRGCVDPLADPWVRGEKERIEEEALQIIEAIKSLGNGEDEDLLRPEILFEAVRTGILDAPALKGFSVAKGGVKTALIDGQCRCVDEKGNLVSERDRLKKLLEEVCEDESGCRL
- a CDS encoding NUDIX hydrolase; the encoded protein is MVAVPIVFIDEEPYLVFIRRSRRLSRHANQIAFPGGIVENEETLTEAMFRELEEEIGVSRNSCKFLGELSSTVTGKSNLFVQAFLVVIESPHFKLNTFEVQDLYFVALSQLKETGCEEVTFPDGRKTCRFVIDDLVIWGATARIVKDSLRKIERLLEGCRNEFSGDESDEPD
- a CDS encoding NAD/NADP-dependent octopine/nopaline dehydrogenase family protein; translation: MKICVIGAGNGGQALAGYLALKGFDVSLFNRSERRILPIMKTRKIKLEGEVNATAQVSFATTNLAEAVKGRKLLMVVVPANAHREIAEKLAPLLEDGQIVVLNPGRTAGALEFVNVLKEKGVKKDVVVAEAQTFVFASRMSNPGVVRIFRIKNAVPVAALPASRNKDLEETLLKVMPEFEIAPSTLHTSFNNIGAVFHPATIILNAGWVETTFGKFEFYFEGISPSVAKVLETIDEERCTVARRFGIEPMTAVQWLSYAYDVKGRDLYEAIHNNEGYRGIQAPTSLENRYILEDVPTSLVPISAFGRLVNVETPTIDSIVRLASIMMGIDFFKEGRNFERLHLDGKSVDEVKRVMEEGWQ